In Drosophila miranda strain MSH22 chromosome XR, D.miranda_PacBio2.1, whole genome shotgun sequence, the genomic window CATGCTTCTATTTTTAGCCCATTAACAGTTATTTTTCTAATTCTTCTTTCAACCAATTCCTAGTAGATCAAGCTTTTTGCCCGTAaagctttttttttgtattttgatttcaacaacaacaaaaacaactcctAAACTTGAACTTGCGAAAAAAAAACTCTTTGTGTAAATACTTTTGACCACCTCTGTATATCTACTATATATCTGTATATCCATTGGGGCTTTCGTAGAAACAGGGGATCGATCCACATATCCATTTAGGCGACCTTCAGTGTCTCTTCTCTCATTGgcattcatttattttgttctGCTACGTTCcacgtttgttttttttttttgtttttgattcATTTGTTGTTTCTTATATCTGTTCGTTCCTCCTCCAActgtatctatctatctgttTATCAATCTATCCTCCCACTATCTATTCCCACTACCTGATTTCATTTTCGATTTCTATCCGAACCTCGCCCCAAAGTCCGTTACTCTTGCACTGTACTAAACTGTTTCTTGTTGCATCTTTCTGTCCCATTCAGAATCGCGGAGTTGGCGGAGGAGgaagcagcggcggcggcggcggcggtggaaGCACCGGAGTGGGTGGAGCCGATGGCAGCGTTTTGGGTACACCCGGAACCCGCACCAGCAGCGTACTGCCCGATCTGCTTAGCCAGGCATCGCCGGCCACACCGCCACGCCATGATAAATCATCCAGTGAGGAGGTGAGTAATGCCAGCCGTAGCCgtagccacagccacagccataaCCATAACCATATACTATATACTATATGTATGGGCTATAAACATCATATACTTTTACTTTTGTGTGTTCTACTACCACCTCGTTgtacgtttttgtttttttttttgtgtgttttcgTTCGTAACCTTTGAGAGTCCTTGCCTTATTTACTACTTGTCTCAATATCGCTGTCTGTTCCTCGCCAAATCGAGTCATTCGCATTGTGTTTGTCCTCAAAGTGTTCCGATTAGATAAGGAATCATCAGTGTCAGTTGAGTAACTACTCGAGGGATTCCACTATCGAATATTCCGACTTCCAAAGAAATCACTGAGGGATCTCTGAATCCGTACCGTACAGTGGTGCGATTGCCTACTAACCTGCCGCCACAAAGCGGCGATATAcgagtatacatatgtattttgtTCAGTattccccctcccccttcccCACCCATTAATTGTTATCATTTTGTGCTCCTAAAACGTAACTCTAACCTCCACCTCCCCCCAGAAAGTACATACGTATGTGACTAATCCCAAAACCGAACCcgaacccaaacccaaacccgaaatcagaggaagaggaagaaaCATACAATACCATTTATCTGGGATAgtactatatacatacatatattcctTTGACGTGGGAGCAAAGTTTCATTACGAAGAGAGTGCAAAACAGTGACAATTGGTCGACAATTTTAGAAAAGTATATATTTGCATGAAGCATGAGTAAAATCAAAATTAaacccacaaaaaaaaagaattccTTTAACcccaaaattaaaaaaaaaagaaaaaagaaaaaaaaaccacacaaCGAACGTTTAAACAAATTTCTTCTTCTTAATTGTGCTTTGTCTTTCCGCAACGTTTGAGCTGATGGCCACTACGATATATTCTAACCAATTACAAATCAATTACCAATCAAAtaccaaacaaacaaaacattACAATAGTAAGTATTTATGaataaaaccaaaacaaaaaccaaaaaaccaaaaaccccctaaaaataccaaaaaccaaaaacaagctcccaccaacaacaaaaaatactcTTCTTTTGTATAATTTTACTCTCTTTACTCCCAAACATTTCTTGCTACCAAACAAATCAAGAAACCACCTTTTGTGTTGTATATTTCTCCAACGATTTTCAAACTCATTTTCACGCCGTGCCCCCCTCCCGCCGCCGTATGTGTATCTTATAAGTTCTTTCAAATGGCAAAAGGGCAAAAATCCCCATACACTCGTGTATCTGCACTGCAGGAATGCCTTTCCGTTTCGATTTCACCTCCAGTTGCTCCTCgctgtctctccctctctcactctctcactctctctgtaCATACAATAGACCATTCCATCTCTTTTTGTATATTCCTTTGTGCCAGTCGAGTGCTAACAGATCTCCATACACATATCCCATATTCCATCTTGCCATACCCACATCTGCAGGCGAAAATGTAACCCAAAAGATTGGAATTTGAATTCGAATActtattcacacacacacacacacgcacacacacacacacacacacacaacataTAAAATATTCGGCCTCTGGGGAAAGACTAAACACATATCAATATTTACCAATATTATTTAACATTTCCACGTTTCTACAAACTTTTAACAAGAATGAATGAGAGTTCTCTTTTTGGCTATAGTTTCAATTATTTGTTAGTTTAAGCATCCCACCCACTCCCCACATCCCTAACCCACACGAAACACCCCCACGCCCTTGTAATGCACACTCTACAGACCTCACTCTATACACGCGCACACACCCTCAACCAATCCCCAACCATCCCCAACCATCCCCTAAAGCATGTtgtaatttatttaataaacTTTATTCCTTTTGTTTTTACATCTCCAGACTAATTGTAATTTTTTCTTTGCACTTTTtctatttttctttttctctgtATAATTaccaataaaaaacaaaaaaccaaaaaacaaatcaaaaatcaatcaatataaacaaataatcgctaatcgaatcgaatcgaattgaATCGAAAATCGTTTATCGATATTTCATGCAGTATCAAGCGGCCATCAGTTCATCCGTGCATTCCACGCCATCGAAATCGTTTATCGCTAGCAGCGGCAACGGAGCCGTCGGTGGCCACGGCCTCGTCCCCGGGCTCGTCCCCGGCCTCGGCCTCGGCATCGGCCTTGGGGGTGGTAGCGTCGTCGGTGGCGTGATTAttagcaacagcagcaataATTCGCCACAGTCGACGATATCGCTCGCCTCGTCCTCGTCGAATTCGCGACAGAACTCGCCAAAGAATTCGATCAGTAAGACGCGTTCCACCAGCAGTATTACTAATTTATTGCACAAATCTGCTTCTTCCTCCTCTGCGaacatccaccatccaccacaTCCATCGAACGCCCCGTTATCGGCCTCCTCGAACGCCGCCCACTTGCCACCGCACGCGTACGCGCTGCAACAGAAACAACGCAGTTTCCTTACCTTCGGTTTCGGGGCCGGCGGCTCCGGCCCGTCGCGTCGTGAGTCGCACGTGAATGTCAATGTGACGCCCACCTCCCACGAGGCGGCCAACGATACGCCCGAGATCCGTAAGTATAAGAAGCGCTTCAATTCGGAGATACTCTGTGCGGCGCTATGGGGCGTCAATTTGCTGATTGGCACAGAGAATGGCCTGATGCTGCTCGATCGTTCCGGCCAGGGGAAGGTAAGACCATCTGAAAATCCAAATCGAGATTCGATGATCATTTGCTTTGCCTTTCTGCTTGCAGGTCTATCAACTCATCTCAAGACGCCGCTTCCAGCAAATGGAAGTGCTAGAGGGTCAAAACATATTGGTTACCATATCCGGCAAGAAGAATCGCGTGCGTGTCTACTACTTGTCCTGGCTCAAGTCGAAAATCTTGCGCACCGATGGACTCTCCGATGTGAGCCCAACCGAATATATTCCCACTTGAGTGTGTACTTTAATGCTTGTGTGTGTTCTTTAATCGAATAGCAAGTGGAGCGTCGCAATGGCTGGATTAATGTGGGTGATCTACAAGGTGCTGTACATTTTAAGATTGTCAAATACGAAAGGATTAAGTTCCTTGTGATTGCATTAAAAGACTCTATTGAAATATATGCATGGGCTCCCAAACCATATCACAAATTTATGGCATTTAAGGTAGGTCGTCGCTGCAAAGAGGGATCTCTTTTCTTCGAGTTTTGTTTTGAATACACAAATTTTGGTTGATTTTTCGTAGAATTTTGGTGAATTGGAACATCGCCCGCTTTTGGTCGATCTCACAATTGAAGATCAGTCGAGACTGAAGGTGATTTATGGCTCGGCCGAGGGTTTCCATGCGGTTGATTTGGACTCAGCTGAAGTATACGACATATATCTTCCCAAACATGTAAGTTCGAACCCCACGTGGGTGGGAGACGACATTACTCACCCGTGAATTAACCAATTACTCTCAGACTCAGGGTGCAATCATTCCGCATTGTATTGTGGCGCTTCCGAACTCCAATGGGATGCAACTGCTGCTGTGCTACGACAATGAAGGTGTCTATGTGAACACTGTGGGTCGTGTTTCCAAGAACATTGTCCTCCAGGCAAGTACCCGCTAAGCGCTGCCCATTACCCCATCACCCGCTTTGGTTCTAGCCAACATTTAATTTCCCCTCTTTTGTCTACAATTGCATTTGCAGTGGGGAGAGATGCCCACCTCAGTGGCATACATTGGCACTGGACAAATCATGGGCTGGGGCAACAAAGCAATAGAGGTGAGTGTCCACATCTGAATGGTTTATAATTGGATACACTGTTCTTTTGCCTTCAATTGCAATTGCAGATACGTTCCGTTGAGAGCGGCCATTTGGATGGTGTGTTTATGCACAAGAAGGCGCAGCGCTTGAAATTCCTTTGCGAGCGCAACGACAAAGTATTCTTCAGCAGTGCCAAAGGTGCTTCATCGTGTCAAATCTACTTTATGACGCTCAACAAGCCGGGCATGGCCAATTGGTAAagcgctctgctctgctctgatgATCTTGGCAGCCATCGATCgacccaaccccaaccccaaccccaaacCCAACCGCAGCCCCAAAAGAAGCGATCGATTTGCTCAACCAGCAATGCATAAAACATTTTCTTCTTATTTTAcaacaaaaccaacaaaataTCTAAAGAGAACATACACACCCcaacccacacccacacacacataacgAAGATAATTAGTGCATAAAAGTTAAGTGAAAagagatgatgatgatgatgataatatCCTATACAGACGAGAGACACAATTCGAAAACCAACATTCACCAAACCACAACACACCACACAAACAATCATGAACTTGTGCTTATGAAAATTCACCACGACAACGTTTCAATTAGTAAATGTGCTAAGAAAACTCGATCCACTCGGACGCGAAGTGCGACGCGAgcctatatatatattaaaataatCTATTTAATATTTAGAAACGAAAATGTCAAGCTCACTCGCAGAGGTTTTTTCgtcagaacagaacagaacggaacggaacggaacacAAAAGTCAACGATCTATATCCTTTCGatggatgtatgtatattggcGTTACGTAGTTGAACCCTGAACCCCCCACAGATGGTGTGGATAGCAGCATCCACTATCCAGATGGatccccacacacacacaatcacaatcagcacacacacacacacacgattcaAATCCATTTCAAATGTCGTTTCGAGTATGATTTCGCTTTCAAGTTAAACTTAAGttgaaaaaaaacaaaaaaaaaacaggcaACGCAGCAACCGAaaatacacatatgtatatcgaaTTTTTGCAATGGAAAACCaacgtatatatatatatatatatataaatgaaTAAATATATGCAATTAGTTTTTGTTCTTGGTATTATCAAAtagaatttatttgtgcgtttCTGATGATGAGATGACGATTACATATGTTAGTGTGGAAAGCAGAGGGAAATTTATACATAAATTGAATTGTCTGTATGCTCATTTTTATggagaacaaaacaaaataaaacaaagcaaagcaaagcaaaataaaacgCCATTGTAAAAACTAAGTGATAAAAACAAagtaaaaaaattaaataatattagagcgaaagagcgagagcagaagcagaagcgaaGCGAAGCAGAAAGAATGTTTTTAAGCAGAAGCCGGAACAATTATAACTGATTTAATGTAAAATAAAGCCGAAAGcaacacaaacaaaacaatGCTTACAACATTTGATGCATAAttaatggaaatggaaatgaaagAGACGGAAGTACGGATGCACCATGACGTTTATAAGGAGAGCACTAACCTTATAGCAAACGAATTGGAGGGAATTACAAAATGAGAACCTAGTTAAGCTGCATTTTTTTACTGAACTTTTATACAGAGCAAtgaaaaagagaaaaacaaGAAACAAATTTGAAACGAATCAAATCgtatcgaatcgaatcgagtCGAGTAGCAGACGAGAAGCATAAATTAAACCAAAATTCTATAAATCGTAGCATGTTAACAAATGATAAAAAACCCATTAACAAACAATCTCCGCTTGTTGTACTGTGTGTGCATTTCCTTTGTGTTTTTAACAAGCTTCAATATCAAAAGTGGTCACGATGCAATATATCTCtacaatacatacatatgccaAATGTGTATAGAACTCTTCTGAATTTCCCACACAATGAATGGATTACATTCTTTTCAAATATGTCAAATTAGATGGAGTCTAGTTTTTGTGTTGTTTTCTTAAATTCTCCctcctccctccctctctcccacCCTCGATTCCTCCACCACACAGCAAAGGAATCGGAACGTAGGACAACCCGCGTCTCATTAtgaaatattatatttaaaatattttttttttgttgtatttgtaTTCCCCTATTACCCCGTATTTAATAATGTTCATCAAAACGAAATGGAAAACAATGCTGCACTAAAATGCAAATCTAAAAATCAACAACAGAAAAGCAAATGAAATGAATAAAAGAATTAGTAATAAATGCTTACTTTATTTCTAAAATAAAACAAGTAAAATGATACAGAAATGAATGTAAATCtaattattatatatatataatctcaaaattaaaaggaaaaaaaaactataTCAAACGTGGTCTTATttgattatttatttatgcaaGAAAATCCAAATTAGTTGGTGTCTTGTCTCGGAGGAATTCTCAATTCAAATAGTGCGCGCTTATCCATCGAACAGTCGCGGACAGTGAAATGTGGACCACTTTTGGCACTTTGATCCAGAAAATGCGCCAGTGGTCCAAACTCAACGAACCTTGGACTGCGAATGATTGGAGAAACGTAATGTTTTTAGTGAATTTAAGATATAAATGTTTGGTTGGGAAAGAATGACGAATGATCGACGGAAAGGCGGGGAacgctataaaaatgattgcCTAAAGTGGCAGCAGGATGCTCTGTGGATGTTTTATTGCATTATAGAGTCGGATTTCTGAATGAGGAATACCGTCTAATGAGAAACACATTCCGCCCTTATCTTCTAGGACGATTCTGCTTCTTGCCACCGTACAAGATTGGTGAGGAATTTTTTGTTCAACTATGTTGTTGTATTGTGTTATGATTTCTTCTCCTTAGGAGTTCTTCTGTGGAACCTTCACAATGACGCTCTTGACCTCCGTGTGGTTGGAGAGTGCATATTCCCCGTTCTCACGGCCATGGCCGGACATCTTATATCGTCCGAAGGGAGCCTGGGCAGTCAGGGCATTGTAGTGCCGGCACGCAGGCCACCGACAATTTAGTTGGCCTAGTCCAGATTGTCCACACCGTTGGCTGGACAAAGTAGCCGGGAAGTCCTTCGGGACGGCTACCACCGGCCACCAGCTTGGCGCCCTGCAGCTTGCCCTGCTGGATCATTCCAAGGATCTTATCCATCTGCTTCTGGTTGACCTGGGGACCCTGCTCGGTGTTCAGATCGAAGGCAGTGCCCACGGTCCTCTTCTAGGTGCGAGATCCGGCATAGCAGCACTGGCCCATGTTGAAGCAGAGGCCGAAATGGGCCGCCCAACTTCAGGGTCACGCGCTTCAGGTTCGTGTGGCCGGATGCCCGTTGGATGAGCCTTTCTACATCCGTGGATCCGGTGAAGGCTACCTTGTCGACATCTGTGTGATTGGCCAGGGCAGCGCTGGCTGCACGGAAACTAGGCACCACATTAACAACTCGACTGGCTTTAGGACGATGGTGTTGCCGGTAGCCCAGTTTCAGCGATGGTCTGCTCTGTGATCGGAAATTCGATGCTTTGAAATTTTTTGCCCGATTTGGTTTTGTGCCACTTACTTGTTGATGAACAGCCTGTGCAGAGCGCCTCCGGGGTGGTCTGGGGGCTGAGGCAGGGCGGAGTAGTGGGCCACAGCTGTGGCATAGGGCGCCGCCGGTCTTCAAAACGGCCTACTTACTTTGTTTTGTCCCGCAATTGAGATGGCAGTGCTTCGATAAGTCGCGACAGCTGATCGCTGGTGGTGGCAGTTCCTCGATAGGACAATCCATATCGATGCTGTTATTTACAACACTCTGTACTCTTAACAGCACCTCCTGTGCCCTTAACAGCGTGCTGTTAACGCGCGGAAAACTGACGAAGTTGGCTGCGCTAGCTGTCATTTTGACAATTGCGTTTATCTTCCactctttcttttcttttctacCCGAGATTCGGTACGTAGCGTACTGTTGAAATGTTAATCGTGCAATTTTTCCCAAATATCGCAACATCCTAACATGATAATAAACAAAAGTGCAACGAAAAGCCTGGCACTGGCCAACGTATACAATATTTAATAGAATGTTGCGATGGGCGAGCTTTAAATTGCGACGGAAATGTCGGCCCAGAGTGTTGTGATGAATGtgttcattttttttttttttttttcgtttacAGAAATGGGTCGCGTTATTCGTGCACAACGTAAGGGAGCTGGTTCCGTCTTCAAGGCGCACGTCAAGAAGCGCAAGGGAGCCGCCAAACTCCGCTCTCTGGACTTTGCCGAGCGCTCCGGCTACATCCGAGGTGTTGTCAAGGTAAGTTCTTCAGATGTCAGACATTGTCAGGccatatattaaatatatgtCATTTTGTGGTCTTAGGACATCGTGCACGATCCCGGTCGTGGCGCCCCCTTGGCTGTCGTTCATTTCCGGGACCCCTACCGCTACAAGATCCGCAAGGAGTTGTTCATCGCTCCCGAGGGCATGCACACCGGCCAGTTCGTGTACTGCGGCCGCAAGGCTACCCTGCAGATCGGCAATGTGATGCCCCTGAGTCAGATGCCCGAGGGTACCATCATCTGCAACTTGGAGGAGAAAACTGGTGACCGTGGCCGTCTCGCCCGCACCTCTGGCAACTACGCCACCGTGATTGCCCACAACCCCGACACCAAGAAGACCCGTGTCAAGCTGCCCTCGGGCGCCAAGAAGGTTGTGCCCTCTGCCAACCGCGCCATGGTTGGAATCGTCGCAGGCGGCGGTCGTATCGACAAGCCCATCCTGAAGGCTGGTCGTGCCTACCACAAGTACAAGGTGAAGCGCAACAGCTGGCCTAAGGTGCGTGGTGTTGCCATGAACCCTGTGGAGCATCCCCACGGTGGTGGTAACCATCAGCATATTGGTAAGGCTTCCACTGTCAAGCGAGGCACATCTGCTGGTCGCAAGGTCGGTCTCATTGCTGCCCGTCGTACCGGTAGAATTCGTGGTGGCAAGGGCGACAGCAAGGACAAATAAGCTGTTGACCGACGTGGAGCAGGTTCCGTCTAAGATCGGCGTGGCAGTGTTGTTTTGTGTTGCGCTGTTTGAGATAATGCAATTCTATATGGAAAATCTGTATGTTGTCAGCATACACTTGACACGACGGAATAAAATCtatttgtaaaaaaaaaaaaaaaacatgggTTTGGTtacatttatttgatttggAGGATAgagctatttttttttttaaatattttctgGCACTGCTACCTCAATCTGGGACTGTTTTGGTACAGTAAATTGATGGGACACAATGGTTTATGGCTTCTATATGATCGGAGAGGAAAACCTGTTTTCATATGCAAATATTGGTTGAATTACATATATTGGTTTGAATTGAGAAATTCTATGCTTTGAATCATCAGTTTCAGCAATCCCCATATGATGTATACAATTTGAAATCTCTACGATCAATCACGAAATCTGATGAATTTTCAAAAAATTCGCCGATAAGTTCgaaattgaattaaatttttatttacGGTATATAATGGTATGTTTAATTGTATCAATCTattacattttatttttaaatgttaAACATAGACTATAAACACTTCCATACGGaggttttttttaattttcgcTCTCTCAAATCGTGCTTCCCTGCATTATTTATTCCACATGTGTAGTTACCATGTATAAAAATGGTTGATCTTCTTGTTTTAACATTATTTAAGACAAAATCCAATGAAACTAGTTCCTTAAAACTAGccattcgacggaatatcaaaatatcaaaaaccggttgacaacaatgaTTCCCGGCAACACTAATTTTCATACCCTAGGGaaaaggatattatagaattgagaaaatgtttgtcatcccaggctccgtaggtatcaggatcgagatatatatatatacattataatatacatatgcatgtatatGTCGAAAACATATTGAGAACATTTCTTTACTAATTACGTTTTAGAACAAGTTCGGAAAACAGGAccttcatataaaattaacgaaatacgGTATACAAACTCCTATACACGCATCCTTTTTTTAAATACAAGCAACATTGagactgtttttttgttgaactattttgtttaagccttgttttagtcaaaatacactaaaaacaaggtctaaaaactaaccaattttgtagaaaattgattcatcaatggCCTAAAATTACGTGGGCAAAACTTAAGGTTTTAGTTAGgcagcattattcaacggaataaagAAATTGAACAATTGGAACGATTTTTCTTTTACGTTTTATTACGTTTCATTTGTTTGACATTTTTCGCTAGAACctttttttacgcaaaatccaataaaagcaagtggttaaaataagccagttaagtagaaaatttattcattaatcggataaaatgatgtgggcatggctaaatgtgctatatagctagtaatattcgacggaatatcaaaaacgaggaatatctaaaatataacttgaattcgtcagtatatttacggtatatttttaaagtaagacggtatgtttcggtatatttccgagggtcggacggtatattttatcgatagaTCCGCAGTGCAatacaaaagcaaaaaaaagaacaaccAAAAAAAAGTTTGGGTGCCCAGGGCAATATTATTTCCATTATTTTTCCACTGCTGCACTGCTGAAAAATGGATCGCACTTTCTACGAAGGGTGGCTAATTAAGTCGCCACCAACAAAACGAATTTGGCGTGCAGTAAGTTTCCCTTTGGAATCGTCTTGGAACCAACTCCGTTCGGTTCGGATATTATTAAGCAGTTTCCCCAACTCCCTGAATACAAGCGAAGTGAAATGTGCATCAAAGTGCAAACCGCAAAGCTTACGGTAAACATCAGAAAAGAAGAGATATATTCTTACAATCTCCAACTGGAGGAAATTGTTTTTGCCAACTCTCCTACTATACTGAGTCACAAAAGGAAACGCACCAAACGAATCGCAGTGGCATTTTTGTACAATTACTCTGTGCCTCtatctgtggctgtgtgtgtgtgtattcgTATATGCCTGTTTGTGACTGAATTTGTTTGTCATAATATAATTCATTAATAAGCGTCAGGCAGGCTGATGtgatgccgctgccgcctcGGTCAGGGGAAGCGGAAATTG contains:
- the LOC108153352 gene encoding 60S ribosomal protein L8; amino-acid sequence: MGRVIRAQRKGAGSVFKAHVKKRKGAAKLRSLDFAERSGYIRGVVKDIVHDPGRGAPLAVVHFRDPYRYKIRKELFIAPEGMHTGQFVYCGRKATLQIGNVMPLSQMPEGTIICNLEEKTGDRGRLARTSGNYATVIAHNPDTKKTRVKLPSGAKKVVPSANRAMVGIVAGGGRIDKPILKAGRAYHKYKVKRNSWPKVRGVAMNPVEHPHGGGNHQHIGKASTVKRGTSAGRKVGLIAARRTGRIRGGKGDSKDK